The genomic segment CCAGGAAGGTGCTAGCATCACCGCTCACCAATTGAGCAGTAGAGATAAATACGAATTCATCAAACCAACGCCGATCATGACCATCCTCGGGATCCTCAAACAATTTACTAGATCCCCGAGCTCTAAACATAATCATCTCAAGTAGCCCCGATAAAACATTGAATTCGATATAGAATATGATCATGGTAATATTTACTTCGGCACATTTATAAAGATGCTCAAGTAATTGAAACAATTGCCAAACCTTGGGAGTACTTGCCAGGTCATACAAATTTTCAAATGCAAAGAAAATTCATCTATCAACGGCGAAAGAGGCAAAGTAAAGCCGATAGTGAAAGGATAGATGTACACCGCAGAGTATTCGAGAAGATGAGTAGTTGCGGACATATCCTCTCCTGGAACTATGATGTCGAGATCACGATCGGTCCAGTGGCACCTTTCCCGAATAGAATCAAGAGAATTCTCGGTGACACGAGAAGTAATTGAAGAAGCTAAGACCATCCTTTCCCTGTCTAGTTCCGAAACATCACGGTTATCGCCTTTCGGAAGGACAATCTTCAAATCAGTAGTATGAGAAGGATTCTTAGGGATCACACTATCAACAGAAGGGATATTCACCATGTCAGTTTTATCATCACCAACATCGAAGTCAAGGGAAGATGGCGTccggaagaaaaagaaacaatgGCAATAGGGTCGCCCATAAATTTTTTAGGAGGCAATCTGTTCTTAGGTTTTTCAACACCCACATTGGGAGGAAGAGTATCAACAATGATGGTCTTTTCTGGTGAAATATTTtgagaagatgaaggagaagacATGGTTGAAAATcgaaaaagttgaagaagaagaagaagaagaagcagcaaagaaattcaaaaattgAAGCGAGAATTGGAAATGGAGAATGAGAGGGTAAAAACTTGCTTTTATAAAAGAGTCATCATTACCTTGGGAACCGGCGAGAAAATAAAGGGCATGGTAACGGCCGCGTGCCCCACGTCTGACTTCGTCATTAAGGCTAGTCTTTTCAACTTCTGCGATTACGCCACGTACCCATCACGTTAGTGGGCCACGATCTAACGTCAGTTACTACGTTTTCTATTCCACAATGAAACGATTCAAATGTCTGATCAAGGAAAGATTGATGAAAATCGGCAAGACAATTCCTCGGGAACATCTTTGTGATGAACCCGAAAAATTGAGGGACTATCTGTATGGGTAGAAATCTAAAATTGCAAAAATAGCCTGGTAAGTCACAAAAAAAGATTAATGATGATGCCGACATAACGGTATCAGCACAATGCCGATAATACGGCATTAACATGATGCCGTGATGAGAAGAAGTCAACTTAGAAGAATCCAACGCTACAGGAACGCGATACACGGAAAGAAGGAATAAATTCTAATTACTACCAAAACGGACAGCGGGAATCAAGGCATTTACTATCTCTCATTAACTGCACCTTTAATGAGAGTCGTTACACCATAACGGGAAGACTCACCTAATGGCCTATAAATACCAAACAATTGTATTGTAGAGGCATCGAACATTCactggaaaaagaaagaattcttacttgtatttttattcattgttcTTATATTTTTAGCGATCATTATATCAGATTCCGAGAAATTCATTATCAAAGGAGATTTGGCTACATTTCATTGCAAAACAGCATAAGTTTCCTTCaccttttattatttaattcaattattCATATTATTTAGCTTGTACGAGTTgaatcatctttatcaaattACTACCAACTGTGGTTAACcttatttaacttttaatacAAATTTAACTATTTGGGCAAAGTACGATTTTTGACCCAAACACCAACAacttgagggataaaaattaaagaccagtgcctttgaaagtcaatccgcgcaaaaaagtGTTTACCGTCTCGCTGAATTGGCTGCTTCATGTGGGCTTCAACTCCCTCCATTTCGCCTTCCTTTTGGTTGGACTACTTCAGAAATAATGTCCAAGCCCAAACGAAGTTTGAAGAAGGGAAAAGAACACAAATACCCAGTACAACACAGACTAATTACACAACACTACTTTTTACTTTTCTATCCCCAAAATTAATTACCATTTCTATCCATCGTAGCTTTTGTAGTTAATTGtcttttttattctatttttgtttctctactcttcttttctcattttcttttttctcgagtttttcttttattttttcccctttttctccttttttggttcatttatttttttctcaaatcataTTATTCCTCTTTTCTTATTCACCATAATCTGATTTCATATTTGATTCTagctcccttctttttttttttttttttttttttatatatttatttatttattgttccttttttaacttcatataatttttttcttttgtttctccataatataatttctttcacttttttttgcttcttttcttttatttctttttttatccaTAAtctaaagtcattttttttctttttgctctttttctttattcttcttttttaatttctagtGATTTTCATATacactttttgtttttcataatCTAAATTCTATACACTTTTTGgctcctttattttattttttctatattaATAAAAAAGATAACTGATATAGTACATATTTTGTTTATCAActataaaaaaaacatacttattgTAGCATAAAGCATACCAAATCAGTAGCAGTTGAAGTATACTGTtgcaatatataatatattattatacCCATATGATGTATATCACATATTGACAGTGTATCATATAAAACTggttctttccttcaaaaagcATTGTCCTTGATGATACACACATAGTATATATCGTACTGACAgtgtatcatagaggactgaccTGGTTAACATGCATTAGGCACTGCCAGAATTGTTTTGAACCTCTTGGATGATCATCACAAGGGTAGTACAAGAACAACTTCTTGAAACACAACCTGGTTCCTTTGCAGGCATATCTGCTGCTAGAACTGCTATGAACATAGCGGCTTCACTATTCTTGCCATTGTATCTAGTCAACGTTGAGGTGGTTCCCTTCATTATTGTATAGGACATAATTATGACTTATGAGTTTACACGTATGTGGCAACATGGGGATACGTGCTTCTTAAAGGACATGGGCAGATAAGGTGAAAAAAACATCGAGATTTATTTGGGGACAAGGCACTATTAGACATAGGGTAAAAATTTATCCgaatatatattaaattaatatCCGAATAATTTTATTACATTATTTCTAATAATTAAATCAAATTACGTGATGTAATATAGGATGAAAAACATTTCCTCCTTCAACTTCGCTTTATAAATCAAAAACACCTCTCCAactttaaacaaataaaataaaagcacTATTTAccacaataattaaaaaaagagtcTGGCATCACTTTAGTCTTTACGAATCATCCCTTTGTGACCATTAATAGAACATTTCAAGTGCTTGAGTGAAGTACAACGAAGAAAATCAATAGGCCATCAAGATCTCACTGTGAAAAAAGCATATTTAATATGATAGAAATCATTATGAGATACACTCATTCATCAATTcaaccggaaaaaaaaaaaaaatcttcaaccaaaacataatttaaaaaaaaaaaaaaaccataaaaggatttttttttagcaCTAAATAGGAATTACTACCGATCTATTGGACTACTGTGGACCCACTCGTTTTATCCACTTATTGCACTGGACAACGAAATCCTGATCTTATAGAGCTAAGTTTCTAATAtgaaaaagcattttttttcaattcatgCTGTAAGTTACCCTCCAACGGGGTGAATCTAGATCTCCATCGTTGAAAGTGTAGGCCTTGAGATTTCCATCTATTTCTAGACGAAGATATGTCAAAGTTGTGTTATATTTAGTAAAAGCCATAACATGTGAACTTCTCTTTGTTGATTTTGCCAATCTATAATCCAACTTCAGCCTTTGATTCCCACTATTCAATTTTACTGATTCCAAACTGCTATTGCCAAGATCAAACCAAGCTAATTCCACAGCAAGCTTGGTCCTGTTGTAGATACCGAACAATTTTGGTTGCACTACTAAGCTGTAAGGTCCGTTTGCGTTCTTTTTCACCGAGGCCCGACTCACCAGCTTATTCGGGCCTGACAAGCGGAGGGACTGGCCCACCAATAAGGTGTCAGTAGGATAGTTGAAACTCTGCCAGATGAATTTACCCTTAGAGTCATGAAGCACAATGTTACCATTTGGTAACAACTTGAACCCCGTAACGCCTTTGTTGGCCGTGTTTGTTTGCCAAGCAATGCGGCCATCAGCGTCAGCCAAGACGAGATTTCCATCAGTTCCGAATGTGAGAGTGGCGTTTTCTTTAACGGGATTTCCCCTGTTTGCTTCCCACACCCAACGCATGAGAGATTCGGAACGGACAGTGCCCATTCGCAATGCTAGTGTCCATGCATTTGGAGTTGTGTTGTAGAAACAGAGCTGAAACGGGTTAGAAAAAGGATCAAGAACGCGGTAATCTGCTCTGTATTCGACAATATAAGGCCCCATTTCGCCTTCATTGACATATTTGAAGGTGTTTTCAACTGGAACTTGGGCAATTGAAGACAATATttgggagaaaagaaaaagagaggcaAGAAGTGTAGTTGGCCATGAAGGAGAcatttttaatttcttcttttaGCTGTTTGAGTAATTGATATGATACATTTGATTCTTGCGATTGGTATTTATAGATGGATAGCGAAGGGTAATTAATTAGTTATGGATACTGTTCGTCAATCTTTAATGTTTTTGGATCACTAGATATTGATAAACTATACTATGATGTACATTAATAATGCACAAGTTGGGGCAAATGTAGTCAATTAGAAAACCGGTCAATGTTGAGGTGCTGTCCCTATACGGGTATAGTGCAGGGTAAAGGAAACAACTGGCCATATGCGCGTTGTCTCAAATTCAGCTTATAtagaaagtaaaaataattttatagtatgttgattgttgaatTTGTACTTCAAAGCCTCTACGATATTCCTTTTACTattgaatgatattatgaaataGTCTGAAGGTACAGCGAGACAATGACCCTTAGGCTTTGGGTGGTCGTCCATAAGCAAATTATGCAGAAATTAGTGATGCAGTTATTATTAgataaaaatgattaaaaaatacTAGTGTTCGgtatataagtaaaaaaaaatacttaaaactTACTCTTGCTTGATATTTGTACCAGATCAATAAATGCAAGACATATATCACATTTGTCACTAAATCATATTAAGTGATATGCATTCTCACTTTAATTTGTAACTGCTAAGGTTGAATTATTTGATTTGGTACAAATATCCGGTGTgagtaaatatttaaaatcCAAGTAAAATAATTCGCATTTAACGTTTATACCAAACTAATGAATGCAAGATATTTGTcgaaaatacataaaattatGATTGACTaatatgtattttcactttAGTGTTTAAAATGTGAATGTTGAATTTCTTGATTTGACGTAAATATCTAATACAATAAGTTTTTTGCCTTAATTAGCAGTATTACTATTATCTTATGCTCAAACCAAACGGCCCTTACTATTTCAGAATTGAGCCATGCCACTTGTCTCCTGCTTTGGCTTGGGTTAAAAAGGTGTTGAGGCGGCTGGATAAGGAAATTAAAGTTGCATAATCATTCTCTACAGAGAAATTAATCATTTTATCCAAACCGGGAAATCCAATTTTACTTTCAAATTGATAATTTGTTTATTGCAAATCGATGATCGCCAAACATGACTGTATAGGATATAACATCAAAGGCATATTCTGGCTTATtcaaatacaagaaattaaaagCAAGTTACATTATCTGTACCAAAAAACTTagcttttaattttaaaaacctTTTTGTGGGTCAGTTTAATAAAGTTGGATTCTATATCATACATACAATAATTTCGATTAAAGAcaagaatatgtaaatatttaGAAACTATACGAAGTCACTGTTATCCCAATCATTTTTCAATTATAATgacaatatgatatgtttgaaGAAGATTATATTTATTTGACTAGAAGCCCAGTCATTGATGACAATATATAGGAATTTTTACTCATTGTAGCttcttttaagacctaattattaatattaactatccttttatttaattatatttaggagctaattaacttttctaaattacaaatggtagctatatcaaaaatacttatataaaaaatacatacccaaacacatatatctttcttttttcccaatCACTACCTatttcagattttttatttctcaaaaccctaaaaaatctCTCTCCCCCTTCTCTCAACCACCACACCATGGTcgcgctctctctctctctctctctctccctctcgcgctctctctctctctctctctccgctctctctctctctctctccctcacCCTCTGTgctcacccctctctctctttcttcacTCTATCCGGTGAGGCGATGGCACAGGTCTGGCCGTGTTTATTGTTGGTGGTGGCGGCGATGGCACTGGTTTTGAGATAGCGGCGGAGAAGATGACGTAaggtggagagattagggtttttaTCGTGGTGGAAAGATTAGGGTTTTTGGGTGGTGTCGGTGGTTTTTCGATGATTAggattttggtggtggtggagagatTAGAGTTTTTAATTAGTGGTAGTGTCTCAATCCGCCgtgtgtatttgttaaaagccaaatacaaatacatttaAAAATCTACATCTCACAAATTCACTATTTTTGAATGTATTggtctttgtatttttttagtgtattttttagtgtattttgttaatagccaaacacactgtttttgaatgtatttgtcatgcatttgaatttttttgtcttgtatctaaatgtatttgttgaaatccattcaaatacacgaaaatttgaatatatttggcttcatatgtagttggaatgtacacagtgtatttgaaatacataaaaaaaaaaaaccattgaaatacatccaaaaaaaaaatcagtaaaatacatcaaaaaaaatcactgaaatacattaaaaaaaaaaaagacacgaAAATACAttatagccaaaaaaaaaaaaaaaaaatcactgaaatacatcaaaaaaaatcattgaaatacatcaaaacaaacaaaaaaaaaaatcactaaaataaatcaaaaaaatatattaatatctaatttaatagCTCCACCATTAAAGGCTAAGATCaaggattctttttttttttttttttttgtaccatGTTCTCATGTATTTGTTGGCAACAAATACACGCGAAAACATACACTATTTTGTTAAAATGTAgctataaataataatatttaaaaggatagctacaaatggtaggaagctaTAATAATATAGTCATATAAGATAAGTTTGCCATATAAATATTTCTATTGATTTGGCGTCAAGACAATGCCTAACAGATAAAAGCAGCTGCTAGAAGCCTAGTCATTGATGACGACGATGCCACATGGGATCTTTCGTGTACTTTATTCTAGGTTGttcattaaaataaaatgaaaggaaTTCAAAGTTTGATACTAGTAATGTTTCATgagatagaaaaagaaaaataataaaaatcagCAGTTATATttgcatgatatatatatagggataTAAACAGTTGGACTTCTCTTGAATCCTTCAAATAATATCATTCAAAATTTACAAAGTTGGCAGACATATCAACTTTATGTATTACTATAAATTTATCGCATTGTGGTAGAGAACTGAGTTTACATTGTCATCATGCACATTCGTTGTAATTTGTATGTAGAGAAAAGAACTTATTCATAATTGCATTAATGTAATAAAATATCCAGAATTGAAAGAGCCCAGGTGGAGTTGTCATAGTCACTTGTCAATGCATGGGCTTCTAGCAGCCCGACATAATTCATGATAAACCCATCAATTTCTTGACAAAGTGTCTACGATTAAAGATTATCGATATGTCAAAATCCAAATTGGAAATGGTTTCTAATCCTGATTAGAGATCGCTGTATTCCTTTTCTCTTAAATTAATGAATTGGGTCAATCCCTATTCCCTGGTGCCTGTTGTATCCCGATTCCCGTGGACCAATTCAAGGGTGAGCTGGAGCCAAACCAAAATGTTAGCTTTTCAACAGTCAAAACTATGGTATCAAAGTCAAACAAACGTTATGTTTCCTTTTGCATGATACTCTTTTTATCTTTGAAACGATTTAATAGTATTTTATAccattttatttataaaaaataatgtatgtatgtataaaacCGAGAATCAATAATGCTGACCCTAGAAAGtgaaatattcaaaaaaattgagACAGAGCTTAAAACTTGCAATATTATGGAAGAGTCATAGATGTTACAAAGACCTGTTTTGGTTGGCGGTTTTCAATTTGCAAAAAACAAAGTGGCAAGTTGATAGTGAAAGCATTTCCTGGGTCAGGACAAAAATATGATTGATTGCTATGTGCAccgagaattatatgcaaattaATATGGGAAACTGACATAAATAACCGTCACCCAAACTTGATCAATGAATATTGTATATTTTTAACCGAGCCATCAAATATAGTTATATCCcaattaattttaaagaaaaactatCCCAATTAATTTCCGCATCGAGCCGCCTCAACCATAGTTTATCCAAAGACCAAAGCATGAGACAAGTGGCATAGGTCAACTTTTAAAAAAGCAACGATCACTGTCTCGCTTTACCTTCGTACCTTCTCATGGTGAGTACCTAAAAAAGGGAACTCTTAAGAGGTTGATTGGTTTAGAAAAGAACACTGAAAGATTGTGATAAGATAATAAGTCTTTTTTCATCTTTAATCGGATATTTTAGATTCGAGGTTTGGCAAAATAATTAATCAGATTGTTTGAGCAGTAACACTTTAACTTTAAAGTGGACTTTCGATGACATAAAGTTGGAAGGCCCGTGTACTGAACACTGggtaagaaataaaaaaattagtctAGGCACAAGTTATACAATAATTAGCGATACAGGGATTGTAATATATGAATTAATTATGTAGAAATTATCTCTTGTGGGatgtttaattaaaatataaaatacaaagaaattagaatatagttaatgtataatataaaatatgtgCTTACTTTTTAACCAAAATAGGAATTTGTTTACTATTATGAGAGTTAATTTTGTCATTCcactatttttttaatcattgtGTAGAACATAGATaatattcatatcataaatcCTAGtctatatttaatttaatataaaataatacatgaatTCTTACGAAACTTATGCAAATTATCTTTAGTTTTCTGTATATTTTGAATTTGGGCAAAATGCACCTGCAGTTGATGTTTACTAATTTAATGACCATAACAAAGTAATACagtataattttatataaacaCCGAATGCGAATACATTTTCACCTCAAATTTGAGACAATAAACACTATGCACATACTTCATACTTATACGTTGCACCCATCTTCTACTTATACGGTTTCCATGGGGATGACGTCGTCATCTGTTAACCGGAACTCTTCGCTTGTGAGGTGCGGAACCATATGTTCCGGTAGTCTGAATCAAAGCACCTCACGCGCCACTGCCTCCGCGTACTTCATTTCCTTAAGCATGTCGCCGGTCAGCGGCTCTAGAGGCTAATCTAGGATTTAAATTCTAGGAGCTCAACATTTTAAACTTTTAGCACTAGACCATTATATTTCTAAAATTATGGGTTCATACctactatttattgtaattttagtaattttttacacataaatttatacaccGCTTCGAaaatttggggttcaattgaaccccaagttGTAGTGCTCCATCCGCCTCTGAGCGGCTCGTCAGATTTCAGCGACCAAAAGACTTTCTGTAGAATACTTGGATTTCGTCGGAGCGGCTGGAGCAGGTTTG from the Lycium ferocissimum isolate CSIRO_LF1 chromosome 11, AGI_CSIRO_Lferr_CH_V1, whole genome shotgun sequence genome contains:
- the LOC132036417 gene encoding epidermis-specific secreted glycoprotein EP1-like; translation: MSPSWPTTLLASLFLFSQILSSIAQVPVENTFKYVNEGEMGPYIVEYRADYRVLDPFSNPFQLCFYNTTPNAWTLALRMGTVRSESLMRWVWEANRGNPVKENATLTFGTDGNLVLADADGRIAWQTNTANKGVTGFKLLPNGNIVLHDSKGKFIWQSFNYPTDTLLVGQSLRLSGPNKLVSRASVKKNANGPYSLVVQPKLFGIYNRTKLAVELAWFDLGNSSLESVKLNSGNQRLKLDYRLAKSTKRSSHVMAFTKYNTTLTYLRLEIDGNLKAYTFNDGDLDSPRWRVTYSMN